Proteins from a single region of Streptomyces vinaceus:
- a CDS encoding universal stress protein, with protein MTEHVNTGFERGTDGPKVILAGVDGSESSLRAAAYAAGLARRQHALLALVYVQPVMPAGASLGAPVADTTGEIAEGLVAEIREAAERVRGVYDVRWQFHTFRGDPYAGLVGAADELKADAVVVGASEQAGHRIVGSVAVRLVKAGRWPVTVVP; from the coding sequence GTGACTGAGCACGTGAACACGGGATTCGAACGCGGTACGGACGGTCCGAAGGTGATCCTCGCCGGGGTGGACGGGTCGGAGTCCTCGCTGCGGGCGGCGGCGTACGCGGCGGGGCTGGCCCGGCGCCAGCACGCGCTGCTGGCGCTGGTGTACGTCCAGCCGGTGATGCCGGCCGGGGCCTCGCTGGGCGCGCCGGTGGCCGACACCACCGGGGAGATCGCCGAGGGGCTGGTGGCAGAGATCCGGGAGGCGGCGGAGCGGGTCAGGGGCGTCTACGACGTGCGCTGGCAGTTCCACACCTTCCGCGGGGACCCGTACGCGGGGCTGGTGGGCGCGGCGGACGAGCTGAAGGCGGACGCGGTGGTGGTCGGCGCCTCGGAGCAGGCCGGGCACCGGATCGTCGGCTCGGTGGCGGTGCGCCTGGTCAAGGCGGGCCGCTGGCC